In Solanum pennellii chromosome 7, SPENNV200, the following are encoded in one genomic region:
- the LOC107025254 gene encoding transcription factor MYB14-like, whose amino-acid sequence MVRTPSYDENGRKKGTWTPEEDKKLEAYITKYGCWNWRQLPKYAGLARCGKSCRLRWMNHLRPNVKRGNYTKEEDELILNLHAQLGNRWSAIAIHLPGRSDNEIKNHWHTSLKKRANYNSSEGSKKCSNKNSGRNIKRKSSVENQNSISANNNSNMHENIVLESSDWSPKESSSEELSSYQHEQHEVFQLKLALEEISNGNFWTEPFEVDSFINSKIDFVAPSIDYYGLMCPPSPYIGHEFIFSFDFDHYNYW is encoded by the exons ATGGTGAGAACACCTAGCTACGATGAAAATGGAAGGAAGAAGGGGACTTGGACTCCTGAAGAAGACAAGAAGTTAGAAGCATATATTACTAAATATGGCTGTTGGAACTGGCGCCAACTTCCCAAGTATGCCG gACTAGCAAGGTGTGGAAAGAGCTGTAGACTTCGATGGATGAATCACTTGAGGCCAAATGTTAAAAGAGGAAACTACAccaaagaagaagatgaactcATCTTGAACCTCCATGCTCAACTTGGAAATAG ATGGTCGGCAATTGCTATTCACTTGCCAGGAAGATCAGACAACGAAATAAAGAATCATTGGCATACATCACTGAAGAAGCGCGCTAATTATAACTCAAGTGAAGGAAGCAAGAAATGCAGTAATAAGAATAGTGGACGTAAtatcaaaagaaagagtagtgtggaaaatcaaaattcaattagtgctaataacaatagtaatatGCATGAAAATATAGTATTGGAAAGTTCAGATTGGTCACCAAAGGAGTCATCAAGTGAAGAACTTTCATCTTATCAACATGAGCAACATGAAgtttttcaactaaaattagCTTTGGAAGAAATTTCTAATGGAAATTTTTGGACAGAACCATTTGaagtagatagtttcatcaataGTAAAATTGATTTTGTAGCTCCTTCAATTGATTATTATGGACTTATGTGTCCACCTTCACCTTATATAGGTCAtgaatttattttctcctttgaCTTTGATCATTATAATTATTGGTAA